The nucleotide window CAGCCTGAGTGGCAACACTAACTTCCCGGGCGTATACAATCCTTTATGGATCGCCCAAAACGACAGCAAACGTCTCTCTGAAACAAGAGTACTGGGCAACACCAAACTGAAATGGAATATATGGGACCAACTTACCTATACCAGCTATTTCAGTGTGGACTACAATACACTCGAGGAAACTATTTTCCTGAACCCCGTCATGGGTGATGGGGTTTCCGCCGGCGGCACCAGCAAAAACTATTACTCCCGTTATTTCAACTGGCTCACCCGCAACCAGCTGGACTACCGTTACAATATACCCGGATATGACAACTTTTATGTGACGGCTTCCGTTGGTTATGAAGCCCAGAAGTCCAAAAAATACCTGCTGGCAGCCGTAGGCAACGGTTTTCCATCTGCCCATGAAGACCTCACCGCCCTCAGCAACGCTGCCACTGCCGTAGGGGCCTATGGTCAATACAGCAACTATGCCTTCACCTCCCTGTATTCCAATGCCGGCATTAACTACCGGAACAAATATGCACTCAACGCCTCCTTCCGCAGAGACGGCTCTTCCCGGTTTCCCAGCAGTAACCGCAACGCCAGCTTCTATGCTGTGGGCGGTACCTGGAACATGCATGAAGAGGGATTCTTCCAGCAACAGCATATCCTTTCATCACTCAAACTCAGGTCATCCTATGGCACCACCGGCAACGCCAACCTCGGCAACTACGACTGGATGCCACAAATCAATTACAGCAGCAGCTACAGTTACGCCGGCTACAATGGCAGCCAGTACTCCATCATCGGTAATACCGACCTGCGCTGGGAGACCTCCAAAAAATTTGATATTGGCGCCGATATCGGTTTCAGCAACGACCGTTTTATACTGACCATAGACTACTACCGCAATAATATCGATGGACTTATCCGCGCCGTGAACACCTCACTCACCACCGGTTTCGGCAGCGTAAGCCAGAACGTAGGTGCTATGCTCAACAAAGGCTGGGAATTTACTATAAAAGGCGATGTACTGAAATATAAAGACTTCAACTGGTACAGCAATTTTAACCTGGCACTTAACAAAAACGAGATCACCCGGCTCCCCAAAGGTACTCCGGAACGCAATGACATGTTTTACCTGAAGGAAGAATACAGCTTCAACAACTATTACCTGAAGGAGTTTGCAGGCGTAGACCCGCAAACTGGTAGTCCGCTGTATTATACAGATGGCAGTCATGGTACCACTACCACCGATATCTCCAAAGCAGCCTATGTGATACTCGACCGCCAATCCATCCCCAAATATGTGGGCGGCTTCAGCAATATGTTCACCTACAAAGGCATCAGTGTGGGTGTAGACTTCAACTATAACCTGGGTTACTGGGTATACGGTGCATCTGATCTATACTTTACCTCCGGCGCCTATTACACCTACAACAAGTACCAGTTCATCTATGACCATCGCTGGACCACTCCCGGCCAGCAAACAGATGTTCCCCAATACTCCACCACTACCGATAATTCCACCAGCACCTACCGGCTGTATCGCGGTGATCATATCCGCTTACAAAATCTCAGCATAGGTTATGATCTCAGCAAAATAGCACTTGCAAAACGACTGGGCATCAACAAACTGTATGTATACGGACGTGGCACCAATCTATGGACAAAAACCTTCGACGACCGCCTGCCATTTGATCCCGAAGTCAGCTACTCTGGCTTTGATTACCAGAACATGCTGAAGTATAAAACTTTCACTTTTGGGATTAATGTCGGATTCTAAAATTTCTATATGATGAAAAACAAATTCAAACACATATATCTGTCAGTGCTGCTTGCCGGCATGGTGCTGATCTCTTCCTGTGGCAAAAGTTTCCTGGATGAAGAGCCGTCCACTTCCGTTTCGGTATCAAAAGGTATTCTTACCGACAGCGATATGATGGAAGCACTGGCAGGCTTATACCGCAACCTGGACAACTATTTCCTGTTTGGCCGAAATGCAGTGGTATTCGGTGATCTGCTGGCAGACAACGTATATCTCAGCAGCACCAATTCCAGCAGGCTGCTTACCCAGTACAGTTATACTTTTGTAGCTGGAAGCCCGGAAGCCAAACTACTGTGGTCGCAGAGCTACTACAGTATCCTGCAGGCCAACCGGATCATTGGTGCCCGTCTCAATATCAACAACAATATAAACCAGTTGAGAGGAGAAGCCTATGCCATCAGAGCCTTATGTTATC belongs to Chitinophaga sp. HK235 and includes:
- a CDS encoding SusC/RagA family TonB-linked outer membrane protein; the protein is MVFNIHTRGNTYAMFPTGTRKPGIPRWPLMATLALFFLFLCNLRASAAGNTFRNLSDTVGVSGIITDSSGTPMPGVLVKVSGTSQATTTDAGGHYQFKQVPRGAVLLFSMMGYLPQEIKAGNSTVNVRLKPGIRLLDEVVVTDGYRTTTRAANTSAIGTISGSALENKPFSSFMQSLQGKVAGVSAPLTSGQPGANVNIRIRGLGSLSLSSDPLIVVDGMIVNSGALSGTVTTSNALAGINQNDIESIDVLKDAAATALYGSRGSTGVIVITTKRGRFGKTQVRADAEAGTSSPIGLPQAGQPLNAGQYAELFKEGLTNSGYTDAQVKDLADKYGLNSGKSNNWYDLVTRNGRQQQYNVSVNSGTEKTKLFASAGYFDQQATTIGADFKRISGLINFDHQINKRFLLSAGVNVSNVDQNTPYSTQYSGNPTYAARVLRPFQLAYNDDGSINTSLSGNTNFPGVYNPLWIAQNDSKRLSETRVLGNTKLKWNIWDQLTYTSYFSVDYNTLEETIFLNPVMGDGVSAGGTSKNYYSRYFNWLTRNQLDYRYNIPGYDNFYVTASVGYEAQKSKKYLLAAVGNGFPSAHEDLTALSNAATAVGAYGQYSNYAFTSLYSNAGINYRNKYALNASFRRDGSSRFPSSNRNASFYAVGGTWNMHEEGFFQQQHILSSLKLRSSYGTTGNANLGNYDWMPQINYSSSYSYAGYNGSQYSIIGNTDLRWETSKKFDIGADIGFSNDRFILTIDYYRNNIDGLIRAVNTSLTTGFGSVSQNVGAMLNKGWEFTIKGDVLKYKDFNWYSNFNLALNKNEITRLPKGTPERNDMFYLKEEYSFNNYYLKEFAGVDPQTGSPLYYTDGSHGTTTTDISKAAYVILDRQSIPKYVGGFSNMFTYKGISVGVDFNYNLGYWVYGASDLYFTSGAYYTYNKYQFIYDHRWTTPGQQTDVPQYSTTTDNSTSTYRLYRGDHIRLQNLSIGYDLSKIALAKRLGINKLYVYGRGTNLWTKTFDDRLPFDPEVSYSGFDYQNMLKYKTFTFGINVGF